A single region of the Mercenaria mercenaria strain notata chromosome 6, MADL_Memer_1, whole genome shotgun sequence genome encodes:
- the LOC123548720 gene encoding cytochrome b-c1 complex subunit Rieske, mitochondrial-like, with product MISIPKSAVFTAATQIVNSNAVSASPVLSNKLNKLFVYKTNKEKSNLPKSAISAVAGIGGPSQVRLVHTDIRVPDFADYRKEGNLDNKKSNTNEAPTRNFSYLLAGAGALGGVYLGKSVVEGVLFSMAATKDVLAMAKVEVKLDDIPEGKNMVFKWRGKPLFVRHRTSEEIDTEKGVNLGELRDPQHDDDRVQNPKWLIVLGVCTHLGCVPVAEAGDFGGYYCPCHGSHYDTSGRIRKGPAPLNLEVPFYEFLDDTTVVVG from the exons ATGATTTCGATACCGAAATCAGCGGTGTTCACCGCAGCCACACAAATTGTAAATAGTAATGCAGTCTCAGCATCACCAGTTTTATCCAATAAACTCAATAAATTATTTGTATACAAAACTAACAAGGAGAAATCGAACCTGCCGAAGTCGGCAATATCCGCAGTTGCCGGAATAGGAG gaCCTTCACAGGTGAGGTTAGTTCATACAGATATTCGAGTGCCAGACTTTGCCGATTACAGAAAGGAAGGAAATCTCGACAACAAAAAATCTAATACAAATGAAGCACCTACTCGAAACTTCAGTTATTTACTTGCTGGAG CTGGAGCCCTGGGAGGTGTATATTTAGGAAAGTCAGTGGTTGAAGGAGTGCTTTTCAGTATGGCAGCAACAAAGGATGTGTTGGCTATGGCCAAGGTAGAGGTGAAATTAGATGACATCCCCGAGGGGAAAAATATGGTGTTTAAGTGGCGTGGGAAGCCCCTGTTTGTCAGACATCGTACTTCTGAAGAAATTGACACTGAGAAAGGTGTAAATCTTGGTGAACTTCGGGACCCTCAGCATGATGATGATAGAGTACAGAATCCAAAATGGCTAATTGTTCTTGGTGTTTGTACACATTTAG GCTGTGTGCCTGTGGCAGAAGCAGGTGACTTTGGCGGCTATTATTGTCCATGCCATGGATCCCATTATGACACCTCTGGTAGAATCAGGAAAGGTCCAGCACCACTCAACTTGGAAGTTCCGTTTTACGAGTTTTTAGATGATACCACAGTCGTTGTCGGTTAA